The sequence below is a genomic window from bacterium.
ACATGATATTCTGTATTCCCAGCTTTTTTATGACCGCCATGGCATGTTTCAGTAATTCTTCATGGTACTCGATGGTATAAACGGTACATCCGAGAACTGCGAGCAGGGCGGCCTGATAGCCTGAACCGGTACCGATCTCGAGTATTCTCTCGCCTCCCGAAAGACCGAGCGCCTGAGTCATGAGGCCCACTATGTACGGCTGCGAAATTGTCTGGTTGCATCCTATGGGGAGCGGATGATCACCGTATGCTCTCGGCCAGAATGCCTGATCGACGAAGAAGTGACGGGGGAGAGAATTCATTACGCCGAGAACACGTTCATCGCTGATTCCTCGGCTGATTAACTGTTCTTTTACCATGCGGATTCTGGCAACTTCATAATCAATCACAAAACTAACTCTCCGTTATTACATATGCCAGTTCGATATATCCTGCAGGCTCTGAACGGCAGTCATATTGAGCTGAAGAGGAGTGATGGAGACATTTCCGCGCTCGATTGCCGCGAAATCGCAGTGTTCTCCGCCGCTCCACTGATCAGCCTGGCCGCCGATCCAGTAGTATGGTTTTCCCCGCGGATCGACCTTCTCGACAATCACTTCACGATACGGACGATTTCCGAGGGTGGTAACTTCATAAGAACCGCCGCTCCAGT
It includes:
- a CDS encoding protein-L-isoaspartate(D-aspartate) O-methyltransferase, translated to MDYEVARIRMVKEQLISRGISDERVLGVMNSLPRHFFVDQAFWPRAYGDHPLPIGCNQTISQPYIVGLMTQALGLSGGERILEIGTGSGYQAALLAVLGCTVYTIEYHEELLKHAMAVIKKLGIQNIMFFTGDGSVGLQEQAPFDRILVTAGAPDVPDFLLDQVALKGRLVIPIGNRNTQRLIVIIKGENMIEKHDICDCAFVPLIGKQGWTNG